A window from Pseudomonas frederiksbergensis encodes these proteins:
- a CDS encoding PA3611 family quorum-sensing-regulated virulence factor yields the protein MLRLIVPTAAILLASSFSAQAASLSEQNLNRELRNVATQSSVGTPRAINEDILDQGYTVEGNTLINHLSVQSSHANKMRADPKAVYFQLGASVCNNPSFRKLMAKGAVMRYDFTEVKTNRSVGSASYQESDCPKAAPTKKK from the coding sequence ATGCTGCGCCTTATCGTTCCCACCGCTGCCATTTTGCTGGCGTCGTCCTTCAGCGCTCAGGCTGCTTCCTTGAGTGAGCAGAATCTCAACAGAGAGCTGCGAAACGTCGCCACACAAAGCAGTGTTGGTACTCCACGGGCGATCAACGAAGACATTCTTGATCAGGGCTACACCGTCGAAGGCAACACGCTGATCAATCATCTGAGCGTACAAAGCAGCCACGCCAACAAGATGCGTGCCGACCCGAAAGCTGTGTATTTCCAGCTTGGCGCCTCTGTATGCAACAACCCATCGTTCCGCAAACTGATGGCCAAGGGTGCGGTCATGCGTTACGACTTCACTGAAGTGAAGACCAACCGCTCAGTCGGCTCCGCCAGCTATCAGGAATCGGACTGCCCGAAAGCGGCTCCGACCAAGAAGAAGTAA